DNA from Streptococcus parasuis:
CTCATTTCTATTATACCAAAAAACCAGCCTATTCAGCTAGTTTTCGTGTCTTTACCATAAATCTCCATGTGAGGAAGATAGCTCTCAAGAAAAGGTCAATCAAAATCGACAGCCATACCCCTGCGATTCCTAATCCCAAGATCTGGCCGAGGACAATTACCCCAACCACGCGCAGCCCCCACATCCCAATAGCTGTGGAATAAAGAGGTGACTTTGTATCTCCTAACCCTTGCAGTGCGCCAGCCATTATCAATGAAACCGCAAGCCCTGGTTGGTTAAACGCATCGATTTTCAGGGCGATAACGACTTGATGGATAGCTTCAAGGTCTTTGGTAAATAGCTGAGCAAATATTGGAGCGCCAACAAATAAGACAATGCCGAGTAGGGACATAATGACTAAACCATAGGCTGAGCTTAGAAAGGCAAGACGTCTGATCATCGGAATATCACCCCTACCCAAGGCTTGCCCAATCAAAACCGCTGCTGCAGTCGCAAGGCCATAAGCAGGCATATAGGTGAAACTTTCGATATTACCAGCAATCATATGAGAGGCATAGACAGTTGTCCCAAGAGCCACAATCAAACTAAAATAGACAACCTGCCCCAAACGCATCACCAAGCGTTCCAAGGCAGCAGGAATGGTCAAGGAAATCAACTCCCGATAGTCACTCAAAACTCCATTACTAGTGAGTTCAAGCGCTAAGTCCGTTTTTTGAACCTCGCGACTGAGCAGATAACATCCAAGAAGACGAGCAAAGATGGTACCGAGTGCGGTCCCAAAAATACCCAAACCATTCCAAGACCCGATGCCGAAAATCAAGAAATAATCCAACACTAGATTGGTCACATTTGTGGTAATTCCCACCTTCATGGGTGTGACCGTATCGCCTGTAGCCCTCAAAATCGTACCCAAACCAGTCATACTGGCATGGAGAAGGGAAAAACCACCAACCCAGAAAAAGAATACCTGAGCATCTTCCAAGGCCTTACCACTTGCCCCCATGGCTTGTAACATCCACCGACCAAAGACGATTGAAACTAAGCCAAACAAAATCCCAAACGCAATAGAGGTTGCCTGTGTCTGGCGGGAATATTGACGAGCCTTTTTTTGGTGACCAGCTCCCAAACTACGAGCAATGAGGGCTGTTCCACCAACACCAATAGCCATAAAGACTGCTAAATAGACATTCAAAATCGTATTGGCCAAACCAACTGCCGTCACCGCGACCAATCCCAACTGTGCAATCAATAAAGTATCCACAAACCCTACCAAGGTCTGAAAAATATTTTCAACTGTTGCTGGAAAGGCCAGACGAATAATTTCAATTCCTAAGTGCTTTTCTTTCATACAGACTCCAATTGTTTATTTAGAATAATTATAATTAAAAGCCTCAAAATTTGCAAGAAAAAACAGACCACATTTGTAGTCTGTCCATCCCCATTATATTAAAGGATTCTATAAAGGAAATGTAAGCAAATTACAAAATTTCCATAATCAATCGACTCTTTCTTTACCTCGCTGACGAGTAGCATAAGCAAAGCTTGTCGCTAATACCGTTAATCCAATGAGACTCATGAAATTCGTTTCTTTCTCACCAGGTGTAGGATAGCTACATTGCACAGATTCTTTTGAAGCAACCACATTGTCAATGGATTTATATGTATTCCTATCGAAAAAGTTTAGCATAATCAGTCTTGGATAAGAATAGGAAAGCAACTTCAACGGAATGCGCTTCCTGGTTTACAGTATAGATGACAATATATTTTACATTTTGAATGGTTATTCCTCGGCTACTACGTCCATTCTTATCAATCTTAACTCCAATTTTTTCATCAGCATCGAATCCACGCTCCGGAAAGAGTTCTAGACTCTCTATCTCATCAAAAATGGCCGTTACTAAACGCTCTGCAGTTTCTGGACTCAGTTTCACATTAGCAACATAATCCCTAATGCTTTTGATTTGCTCAATAAGCCTTGGCGAAATAATGACTCTATATTTCTCCATTATCCTAGTACTGCCTTTCTTGCTTCCTCAACCGACAACCCCTTACCTGCTTTTAGCTCTTCATAGCTAGTGGAAACTTCTTCTTGAAGTCGAGCAATTAACTTCTCTCTCTCTTTTTCCTCTACTGTCTTAAAAGGTAATGTTTTGGAAATTGCGACCTCTTGGACAAATTCATTGAATGCTGATGTAATATCCAGTCCGTTTTCCTGAAAGACCTCTTTCGCTAATTCAAAGTATTCTGAGTTTACTTTGAAGTTGATTTGTTTATCCCTTATTACTGTTGGCATAACTAAGCCCTCTCATTTGTATAGATGATAACTATATTTTATCATTTCAAATAAATATATACAAACTATATTCGTTCTCTATGTTTTCTTTTCAAAATAAATAAAAATGAAAAAGAACCGTGCCAGTTGACACGGATAATAAGCAATCATTTTCGATAAATATCTTTCCGATGCCCGATTTCAAGAGCTAAGATGACCATTTTGTTATCAATAATATCGCAAATCACACGGTAATTCCCCACTCTATACCGCCACAGGCCCTTATAGTCTCCTACCAAGGCCTTACCAAACTGTCTTGGATTTTCCAAACCGTCCAATCTTTTTTTCAAATCCTTAGCAAGCATCATCCCTACATGCCGGTCCATTTTTTTCAACTGCTTCAAAGCATCATCGCTGAGAACAAGTTTATAAGCCATCTTCTAACTCCGCAAGAACATCATCAATCGAGTGTGTAACAGGATTTTCTTGGAATTTCTTCAAAGCCTTGATACCAATTTCATAGTCCAACTGGTCTTCTATCTGTTCAACAAGTGCAGTTTTGAATAACTCAGACAGGCTTTTTCCTGTATGAATGGCATAGCTTCTGAAGATTTCTTCTTCTGTTTCATTTAATCGCAAGGATACAATTCCCATCATTCCACCTACTTTCTTCTTGTAATACATTGTAAAACAATTCGTTCAAAATGTCAATTGACACCAGAAAAACAGACCACATTTGTAGTCTGTCTGTATATCTATTAAATTACTTACGGATGCAAGCGATGCAACATTCTCGGGAACGGAATCGCTTCACGGATATGTTTTGTACCTGCTACGAATGTAACCATGCGTTCGATACCGATACCGAAACCACCGTGTGGCACAGAACCGTATTTACGAAGATCAAGGTAGAAGTCATATTCTGACTTGTCCATACCAAGTTCATCCATTTTCGCTACCAAGGCATCATAGTTGTCCTCACGCATTGAACCGCCGATGATTTCACCATAGCCTTCTGGAGCAAGCAAGTCTGCACAGAGTACACGTTCTGGGTTACCAGGCACTGGTTTCATATAGAAAGCTTTAAAGCTAGCTGGATAGTTCACAACAAAGGTTGGCACGCCAAAGTAGTTTGAAATCCATGTTTCATGAGGTGAACCAAAGTCATCCCCATGCTCGATGTGTTCATAGTCTGTATCTTCGTCCGCTTCATGCTCTTGCAGAAGAGTAATGGCATCATCATAAGCTACACGTTTGAAAGGCTCAGCGATGTAGCGTTTCAAAGCATCCACATCACGCTCAAGAGTCTCCAAGGCTTGAGGAGCTCGGTCAATAACGCCCTGAATCAAAGCTTTAACATAAGCTTCTTGCAAATCAAGTGACTCTTCATGGCTGAGGAATGAGTATTCCGCATCCATCATCCAAAATTCTGTCAAGTGACGACGGGTTTTTGATTTTTCCGCACGGAAAACAGGACCAAAGTCGAAGACACGACCAAGTGCCATGGCACCAGCTTCAAGGTAAAGCTGACCTGATTGGCTCAAGTAAGCAGGCTGACCAAAATAGTCTGTTTCAAACAATTCTGTTGAATCTTCTGCCGCATTTCCTGACAAGATTGGGCTATCAAATTTGATAAAGCCATTTTTTTCAAAGAATTCATAGGTTGCATAGATGATGGCATTACGAATTTGTTGGATGGCAACTTGTTTACGAGAACGCAACCAAAGGTGACGGTTATCCATAAGGAAGTCTGTACCATGTTCTTTAGGCGTAATTGGATAATCTTGTGACTCACCGATCACTTCAAGGTCTGTCACATCCAACTCATAACCAAACTTAGAACGTTCGTCTTCCTTCACAATCCCTGTCACATATACAGAAGTTTCTTGGCTCAACCGTTTCGCCACATCAAACTTCTCTGTACCAGCTTCTTCACCGAATTTTTCAATGAAGTTTGGCTTGAAAGCAACTGCTTGGAAGAAAGCTGTTCCATCACGTAATTGTAAGAAGGCCAATTTCCCTTTACCTGACTTGTTGGCAACCCAGGCACCGATGGTCACTTCCTGACCCACGTAATCTTTCACTTGGTTAATCGTAATCAATTTTCTAGACATTCTATTTCCTCTTTATTATTTTTTCATAAATGTATGTAAACGAGCGACCGCTTCCTTCAGCGTGTCCATATCTGTCGCATAGCTGAGACGAATATTCTCAGGAGCACCAAATCCTGCACCAGTTACCAAAGCCACACCGACTTCTTCCAAAATGGCTGTCGTAAACTCCGTTACGTCTGTAAAGCCTTTCATTTCCATGGCTTTTTTCACATTTGGGAAGAGATAAAAGGCTCCTTCAGGTTTGACTACTTCAAATCCAGGTACCTCTGCAAGCAAAGGATAGATGGTATTGAGTCGTTCTTCAAAAGCTTGACGCATGGTTTCTACCGTATCTTGGGGGCCTGTAAAGGCTTCAATGGCCGCATATTGGGCAACTGTGGTCAGGTTTGAAGTCGTTTGACCGATAATTTTACCCATGGCTGCGATAATTTCTGGATTACCTACTGCATAACCAACCCGCCAACCAGTCATGGCATAGGCTTTTGCAACACCATTGATAACAATGGTCTGTTGACGAATGCTCTCTGAAATACTAGAAATCGGTGTAAAGGTATTACCGTTGTATACCAAACGACCGTAAATATCATCCGCCAAGATCAACAAATCATGTTTTACAGCCCAATTACCAATAGCTTCCAATTCTTCACGACTATAAATCATACCCGTAGGATTGGATGGACTATTGAGCAAGAGGACCTTGGTCTTGTCAGTCCGAGCTGCTTCTAACTGATCAACTGTAACCTTGAAATGATGCTCTTCCGTCGCAGTCACAAAGACTGGCACCCCTTCATTCATCTTGATTTGGTCTGCATATGAAACCCAGTAAGGTGTTGGAATGAGAACCTCGTCACCTGGATTGATGACCGCCGCAAAGAAAGCATAGAGAATAAACTTGGCACCCGTACCCACTACTACTTGATTGCGTTGAATAGAGTAACCATAGAACTTCTCAAAGTAAGTATTTACCGCATCTTTCAACTCTGGAAGACCAGAAGCTACTGTATAAAAACTAGCCTTGCCATTTTCGATGGCTTGAATAGCTGCTTCTTGAATATTTTTAGGAGTAACAAAATCTGGTTCCCCCAGCGTTAGTTCTAAAATATCGCGGCCCTCAGCCTTGAGTGCTTTCGCACGCGCACCAGCAGCCAAGGTCACACTTTCTTCCATCTCTAAGACACGTCGTGATAACTTGCTCATAATCCCTCCATCTTGACAAAGTCACCTGTTTCAAAATCCACCAAATAATAGGCTGTCCCCGATTTGACTTCCCAAATCAGTTTACCATCCCTATAGCCTAGAATGGTTCGATCAGCCGTCTTTGCACCATTCTCCTGAGCAATTGCTTGCGCTTCTTCCTTTGTAATCCCTGCCCCAACTGGATAGACGTAAATAGTGGACGAAGAACTTGGTATCAACACGTATACCTCATCTCCGTTCTTATCCTTACCTTTCAAGCTATAATACGTTTCCGTACCATTATAGATTGCAAAGTCATCCACCTGATTCACATCTGCATATTGCTGCGCAATCTGTTGCGCCCCAACTCTAGCCTCCTCAAAAGGACGAGAAGACTGCTCCCAAACGTAGAGGATTAAAAAGATAACACTGAATGCAAGAACAAAAAAACCAATAAGACATTGACCCAAACGGCCACTAGCAAATGCCAAGAGACGGCTGAATTTTTTTTCCATAGTATCCCTATTATACTACAAATCCCCCTGCAATGCTATTTTTTCTAGAAATTCAAATGGAAATTTTACAAAAAATATTCAAGTATACCTTTCTATTTTTTAGGAAATCACTTGCCAATCAATGTAAATATTGCTAAAATATTCGTATGAATAGCGTAGAAAAATCATTAAACGAAAACAAACATGCCTTACACAGCCTTGTCGTTTTTCGAAGAGCAGCAAATACTATTTCAAAAAAAGAAATGGAAACCATCAGAAAATATGGACTGACCGTTGCCCAATTTGGAGTATTGGAGGCACTCTACAACAAGGGCGACTTGAGAATTCAGGACCTAATCGATAAATTGCTGAGCACATCAGGAAACATGACAGTGGTCATCAAAAATATGATTCGAGAAGGCTACATTTCCAAAACCATCGACTGCAAGGATAGAAGAGCATTTCGAATCGGTCTAACACCATATGGCCGAGAAATCATTGAAAAAATCTTACCTGATCATTATGCACATGTCGGCGAACTCTTTTCCGTCCTCAGTCAAGAAGAGCAAGATCAACTAGCTGAGATTTTGAAAAAATTTAAAAACTAACTAAACTTACTATTGCTAACTAGTGATAAAAAAGTTATACTAAATCTATCAAATTATTTTAAGGAGCTATTTACTTTATGGCAAATGTTCTATTTTTAGTTGGTTCTCTTCGTAAAGGTTCATTCAACCATCAAATGGCTAAAAAGGCCGAAGCATTCTTAGCAGAGAAAGCCCAAGTCTCTTATGTTGATCTTGCAAAAATTCCTTTGTTCAACGAAGATATTGAAACTCCTATCCTTCCTGAAATTGCAGAGTTACGAGCACAAGTAGCTGAGGCGGATGCTATCTGGATTTTCTCACCAGTCTATAATTATGCAATCCCTGGTGTCGTAAAAAATACTCTTGACTGGCTCAGCCGTTCACTTGACTTATCCAATCCAAAAGGAGCTTCTATCCTCCAAGATAAAATCACAACTGTCTCAGCAGTCGCAAATGGTGGACACGAACATTTGTTTAAGGATTTCCAACACCTACTTCCATTTATCCGTACTCACATTGCTGGCGAATTCACAGGCTCTACTGTTAATCCAGAAGCGTGGGGAACAGGTGTATTGGAATTGTCTGAAGAAACTCTTACAAAACTCGAACAACAAGCAGATGCGCTTCTTGCAGCAATCAACTAAAACCATCTGACGATCGTTAACCACTAACCGAGCCAACCGTGCTCGGTTTTTTGCAATGAAAAAGTGAAAAAGCTATAGAACCGGCCTCTTCCCCTTAAAAGGAATCCACCAAGATTCTATAGCTTTTATTTTTTATCACCGAAACTGGTACTCAATGATAAATTTATTCTCCAATCATCTTTTGGTATTCTATCTTAATGCATCGGTTCATGACAATTTGGTCTCGACCTGCCTGACGAAGGATTTCCTCAGCTTCCTCACTTTCCAAACCGAGTTGAGCCCAGAAAATTCGAGCATCTGTTTCAATGAATTCACGAGCAACGTCTGGGAGAAATTCACTCCGTCTAAAGACATTCACAATATCGATGGAAAGAGGAATATCTTTGAGACTTGCATAAACAGTCTCACCAAGAATTGTTTCTCCAGCAGACCGTGGATTTACTGGAATAATCCGATAACCAGCGTCCTGCATGATCCTAGAAACCCGATAGGCTGCTGTTTCTTCCCGATTGGATAAACCAACAACCGCGATAGTTTTAGCTTCTTTAAGATAGTCGAAAATAGTATCCTGACTAGGATTTTGAAATGCGTACGTCATGTAATTCTCCTTTAATGGAATGTCCTTGGGTATTGGAACAATGAATGCTACTTTTTAGATATTTGGTAAACAACATCCTTCAATTGGCCTATGGTTGTTTTTAAAAGGGTGCGATCCTTGTCCAGTCCTGCATCTAAAGAATAGTAGACTGCCCCTACGACGACAGAATCATCATAAGAACCAGTAGATTCCATACGGTAGAAGGTTAAACGAGCCAATTTTTGGTCACTGAGAATCTGGCGTCCAACCTGCCACTCTTGACCAGCAATTGTCACAACCGTTTCTTCTGAAAAATCGTGATTGGTCTCTTTCATGCGTTCGGCCAGCTCGTCCATGGTCATATTGCGACCATCCTCTAGTGGAGATTGATTGAAGGCATTGATCGTATAGAGCTGAACCATAAAGGTACTGGCACCTTCTTTCACATCATAGACAGCCATCAGAGTCTCATCTTCGGTGTTTTCCACATTCATCGTCCATGTTGATGGAACATCGTAATAACGAAAATACTCTTTAATATTTCCATTTTCATCTTGTTCCGCTACACCATTGTTGGCCGCATGAACCTTGTGGCCTTTTTGCGTCTCATCCACTGGAGGATTTGGGTTGACGACAATGGTTTCTGCATTGGCCAAGACATCTAACTTTTCGTTACTTGTATCTTCTTTCTCCTGTAAAATAGGCAAGGTGGCTGAGAATTCTTCTCCTGATGAACTCGACTGTTGACTCGAACTCGTTTGTTCCTTACCACCACATGCAGTGAGAAACAAACTCAGTAATCCCATCAGTACAAGTGATTTCTTCATCGATTTACTTCCTTTTGCTTATTTGGCTTCGTACCAAGTCTCACCTTCATTTTCATCCGCAATCAATGGGACTGACAACTGAATGGCCGACTCCATGGTCTCCTTAACCATAGCTTTTACTGTTTCCAGCTCTGCCATTGGCACCTCTAAGACAATCTCATCGTGTACCTGCAAGAGCATACGGGTCGAAAGACCAGCTTCTGTCAGTGCCTTATCAAGATTGATCATGGCTACTTTGAGAATGTCTGCGGCCGAACCCTGAATCGGTGAGTTGATAGCTGTCCGCTCCGCAAAATTACGGACATTGAAATTCCGAGAGTTGATTTCTGGTAATTCCCGACGACGCTTGTAGAGCGTTTCTACGTAGCCCTTATCACGTGCCTCTCGCACAATGGTTTCCATGTAGTTTTTGATACCAGGGAAACGTTCAAAATAGGTATCGATATAGTTTTTGGCTTCTTTACGGGAAATGCCAAGGTTGTTGGAAAGACCGAAATCAGAAATTCCATAGACCACACCAAAGTTAACGGCCTTGGCATTCCGACGGTCATTTGGTGTCACATCCTCTGCCTTTTCAATCCCAAAAACACGCATGGCTGTTGACGTGTGAATGTCAGCACCCTGTTGGAAGGCTTCAATCAAGTGTTGGTCTTGGGAAATATGGGCCAATACACGCAATTCAATCTGTGAATAGTCCGACGCCAAGAGGACACTATTTTCAAGCGAAGGAACAAAAGCCTTACGAATCAAACGACCTTGTTCCAGACGAACAGGAATATTTTGCAGGTTGGGATCCGTCGAAGAAAGACGACCTGTCTGCGTCAAATCCTGCACATAGCGAGTATGGATCTTACCATCTTCTAAAATGGCATCCTGTAAGCCGATAACATAAGTAGACTGAAGCTTGGTAATCTGACGGTAGTCCAAAATTTTTGAAACAACTGGGGCAATTGGGGCCAACCGTTCCAAGACATCCACCGCTGTAGAATAGCCTGTCTTGGTTTTCTTGGTGTATTCCAAGGGCAAGCCCATATCCTCAAAGAGAATAGTCCCTAATTGCTTAGGTGAATTGATATTAAATTCTTGACCAGCCAACTCATAGATTTCCTTGGTCAACTGCTCAATCAAGACTTCATTTTCAGCCTGCATGGCTTTTAGGGTCTCAACTTTTACCTTGATTCCAGCAATTTCCATCTTGGCTAAGACATTGGCAAGTGGCAACTCCATCTCAAAGAGAAGATCGGACTGCTGGTTTTCCTCTAACTTGGCCAACATCGGTGCTTCTGTCTCCATCAAGACCTGCACCTTGCGGGCCAAATGTGGGAAGAACACATCACGCTCAGGCAGAGCCAACTTCGCACCTTTGCCATAAATAGCCTCGTCAGGAATCAAGCTGGTCTGTCCATAAAGATGGGCGATGGTTGTCAGCGCATTGTCGTCAACTGTCGAAAGCAAATACTTAGCGAGTCGGCTATCAAAGGTTGCAGGTGGCAAATCAATCCCTTTACGAGCAAGCAAAACCTTACCACGCTTGAAATCATAGGTTTTGATAGGCTGGTGTTCCAGAAAATCCTTCAAGGCTGGACTATCCAAGAGCTCAGGACCACCAACATAGATACCATCCTTGTCCCCCCAAGCCAGACCAACTACCTCTTCTCGGTGGTAATTCTCCCCCAAGATTTCAAAGTAAAAGAATTGGTCTTTTTTGAACATAGCAGAGCTGACTTCGGATACGATTTGAAAATCCAGTACTTCTTCCTCTTGCGTGTTCGTCGTGCCTAACTGAGCCCTTAATTGCTTGAAGCCCATGTCATCATAAAATTGTCCCAGTTCATCCACCTTAGGGCCTTGATAAACAATGTCATCCAGACCAATTTCAATCGGTGCCTGCGTATCGATGGTCGCAAGGGTTCGAGAAAGAAAGGCCTGTTCCTTATCCGCAATCAGATTTTCTTTCATTTTTGAAGCCTTCATGCTATCGATATGTTCATAAATTCCTTCCAAGGAACCAAACTCGGTTAGAAGCTTCAAACCTGTCTTTTCACCGATTTTCGTCACACCAGGAATGTTATCGGACTTATCTCCCATGAGGGCTTTGAGGTCAATAAACTGTGTTGGCGTGATTCCCATTTTTTCCATGAGGTAGGCAGGGGTAAATTCTTCGAACTCGGCAACCCCTTTCTTGGAAATTTCCACAACAGTGTTTTCATCCGTCAGCTGAATCAAGTCTTTATCACCGCTGACAATGGTCACATCGAAAGGAATGTCTGTCCGCTCTGCCATTTTATCCAAAGTACCGATAATATCGTCGGCTTCGTACTGGTTCAGCTCATAGTGCTTAATCCCCATGGCATCTAGCATCTGACGGATAAAGGGAAATTGCTCACGGAACTCATCTGGTGTTTTGGCACGACCTGCCTTATAGTCCGCAAACATCTCTGTTCGGAAAGTTGTCTTCCCTGCATCAAATGCCACCAAAATGTGAGTCGGCTCAATCCGCTTCATCATGTGATCCAACATCAGGTTGAAACCATAAATGGCGTTGGTATGAAGACCAGTCGGACTCTTAAACCGATCGATTTGATGATAGAGTGCAAAGAAAGCACGAAAGGCTACAGAAGAGCCATCAATTAATAATAATTTGTTTTTATCCATAGAACTATTATAGCATGAAATCAGGGATTTTGCGGTATGAGGATGCCTGATCAAATAGAAAAACCTAGCAAATACTCA
Protein-coding regions in this window:
- the polA gene encoding DNA polymerase I: MDKNKLLLIDGSSVAFRAFFALYHQIDRFKSPTGLHTNAIYGFNLMLDHMMKRIEPTHILVAFDAGKTTFRTEMFADYKAGRAKTPDEFREQFPFIRQMLDAMGIKHYELNQYEADDIIGTLDKMAERTDIPFDVTIVSGDKDLIQLTDENTVVEISKKGVAEFEEFTPAYLMEKMGITPTQFIDLKALMGDKSDNIPGVTKIGEKTGLKLLTEFGSLEGIYEHIDSMKASKMKENLIADKEQAFLSRTLATIDTQAPIEIGLDDIVYQGPKVDELGQFYDDMGFKQLRAQLGTTNTQEEEVLDFQIVSEVSSAMFKKDQFFYFEILGENYHREEVVGLAWGDKDGIYVGGPELLDSPALKDFLEHQPIKTYDFKRGKVLLARKGIDLPPATFDSRLAKYLLSTVDDNALTTIAHLYGQTSLIPDEAIYGKGAKLALPERDVFFPHLARKVQVLMETEAPMLAKLEENQQSDLLFEMELPLANVLAKMEIAGIKVKVETLKAMQAENEVLIEQLTKEIYELAGQEFNINSPKQLGTILFEDMGLPLEYTKKTKTGYSTAVDVLERLAPIAPVVSKILDYRQITKLQSTYVIGLQDAILEDGKIHTRYVQDLTQTGRLSSTDPNLQNIPVRLEQGRLIRKAFVPSLENSVLLASDYSQIELRVLAHISQDQHLIEAFQQGADIHTSTAMRVFGIEKAEDVTPNDRRNAKAVNFGVVYGISDFGLSNNLGISRKEAKNYIDTYFERFPGIKNYMETIVREARDKGYVETLYKRRRELPEINSRNFNVRNFAERTAINSPIQGSAADILKVAMINLDKALTEAGLSTRMLLQVHDEIVLEVPMAELETVKAMVKETMESAIQLSVPLIADENEGETWYEAK
- a CDS encoding type II toxin-antitoxin system RelE family toxin, which codes for MAYKLVLSDDALKQLKKMDRHVGMMLAKDLKKRLDGLENPRQFGKALVGDYKGLWRYRVGNYRVICDIIDNKMVILALEIGHRKDIYRK
- a CDS encoding MATE family efflux transporter — translated: MKEKHLGIEIIRLAFPATVENIFQTLVGFVDTLLIAQLGLVAVTAVGLANTILNVYLAVFMAIGVGGTALIARSLGAGHQKKARQYSRQTQATSIAFGILFGLVSIVFGRWMLQAMGASGKALEDAQVFFFWVGGFSLLHASMTGLGTILRATGDTVTPMKVGITTNVTNLVLDYFLIFGIGSWNGLGIFGTALGTIFARLLGCYLLSREVQKTDLALELTSNGVLSDYRELISLTIPAALERLVMRLGQVVYFSLIVALGTTVYASHMIAGNIESFTYMPAYGLATAAAVLIGQALGRGDIPMIRRLAFLSSAYGLVIMSLLGIVLFVGAPIFAQLFTKDLEAIHQVVIALKIDAFNQPGLAVSLIMAGALQGLGDTKSPLYSTAIGMWGLRVVGVIVLGQILGLGIAGVWLSILIDLFLRAIFLTWRFMVKTRKLAE
- a CDS encoding type II toxin-antitoxin system RelB/DinJ family antitoxin, whose product is MPTVIRDKQINFKVNSEYFELAKEVFQENGLDITSAFNEFVQEVAISKTLPFKTVEEKEREKLIARLQEEVSTSYEELKAGKGLSVEEARKAVLG
- a CDS encoding pyridoxal phosphate-dependent aminotransferase, with product MSKLSRRVLEMEESVTLAAGARAKALKAEGRDILELTLGEPDFVTPKNIQEAAIQAIENGKASFYTVASGLPELKDAVNTYFEKFYGYSIQRNQVVVGTGAKFILYAFFAAVINPGDEVLIPTPYWVSYADQIKMNEGVPVFVTATEEHHFKVTVDQLEAARTDKTKVLLLNSPSNPTGMIYSREELEAIGNWAVKHDLLILADDIYGRLVYNGNTFTPISSISESIRQQTIVINGVAKAYAMTGWRVGYAVGNPEIIAAMGKIIGQTTSNLTTVAQYAAIEAFTGPQDTVETMRQAFEERLNTIYPLLAEVPGFEVVKPEGAFYLFPNVKKAMEMKGFTDVTEFTTAILEEVGVALVTGAGFGAPENIRLSYATDMDTLKEAVARLHTFMKK
- a CDS encoding CoA-binding protein; amino-acid sequence: MTYAFQNPSQDTIFDYLKEAKTIAVVGLSNREETAAYRVSRIMQDAGYRIIPVNPRSAGETILGETVYASLKDIPLSIDIVNVFRRSEFLPDVAREFIETDARIFWAQLGLESEEAEEILRQAGRDQIVMNRCIKIEYQKMIGE
- a CDS encoding glucose-6-phosphate isomerase, whose product is MKKSLVLMGLLSLFLTACGGKEQTSSSQQSSSSGEEFSATLPILQEKEDTSNEKLDVLANAETIVVNPNPPVDETQKGHKVHAANNGVAEQDENGNIKEYFRYYDVPSTWTMNVENTEDETLMAVYDVKEGASTFMVQLYTINAFNQSPLEDGRNMTMDELAERMKETNHDFSEETVVTIAGQEWQVGRQILSDQKLARLTFYRMESTGSYDDSVVVGAVYYSLDAGLDKDRTLLKTTIGQLKDVVYQISKK
- a CDS encoding NADPH-dependent FMN reductase; translation: MANVLFLVGSLRKGSFNHQMAKKAEAFLAEKAQVSYVDLAKIPLFNEDIETPILPEIAELRAQVAEADAIWIFSPVYNYAIPGVVKNTLDWLSRSLDLSNPKGASILQDKITTVSAVANGGHEHLFKDFQHLLPFIRTHIAGEFTGSTVNPEAWGTGVLELSEETLTKLEQQADALLAAIN
- the relB gene encoding type II toxin-antitoxin system RelB family antitoxin codes for the protein MGIVSLRLNETEEEIFRSYAIHTGKSLSELFKTALVEQIEDQLDYEIGIKALKKFQENPVTHSIDDVLAELEDGL
- a CDS encoding MarR family winged helix-turn-helix transcriptional regulator is translated as MNSVEKSLNENKHALHSLVVFRRAANTISKKEMETIRKYGLTVAQFGVLEALYNKGDLRIQDLIDKLLSTSGNMTVVIKNMIREGYISKTIDCKDRRAFRIGLTPYGREIIEKILPDHYAHVGELFSVLSQEEQDQLAEILKKFKN
- a CDS encoding DUF5590 domain-containing protein, which gives rise to MEKKFSRLLAFASGRLGQCLIGFFVLAFSVIFLILYVWEQSSRPFEEARVGAQQIAQQYADVNQVDDFAIYNGTETYYSLKGKDKNGDEVYVLIPSSSSTIYVYPVGAGITKEEAQAIAQENGAKTADRTILGYRDGKLIWEVKSGTAYYLVDFETGDFVKMEGL
- the asnS gene encoding asparagine--tRNA ligase, whose protein sequence is MSRKLITINQVKDYVGQEVTIGAWVANKSGKGKLAFLQLRDGTAFFQAVAFKPNFIEKFGEEAGTEKFDVAKRLSQETSVYVTGIVKEDERSKFGYELDVTDLEVIGESQDYPITPKEHGTDFLMDNRHLWLRSRKQVAIQQIRNAIIYATYEFFEKNGFIKFDSPILSGNAAEDSTELFETDYFGQPAYLSQSGQLYLEAGAMALGRVFDFGPVFRAEKSKTRRHLTEFWMMDAEYSFLSHEESLDLQEAYVKALIQGVIDRAPQALETLERDVDALKRYIAEPFKRVAYDDAITLLQEHEADEDTDYEHIEHGDDFGSPHETWISNYFGVPTFVVNYPASFKAFYMKPVPGNPERVLCADLLAPEGYGEIIGGSMREDNYDALVAKMDELGMDKSEYDFYLDLRKYGSVPHGGFGIGIERMVTFVAGTKHIREAIPFPRMLHRLHP
- a CDS encoding type II toxin-antitoxin system RelE/ParE family toxin; the encoded protein is MEKYRVIISPRLIEQIKSIRDYVANVKLSPETAERLVTAIFDEIESLELFPERGFDADEKIGVKIDKNGRSSRGITIQNVKYIVIYTVNQEAHSVEVAFLFLSKTDYAKLFR